In one Komagataeibacter sp. FNDCR2 genomic region, the following are encoded:
- the dxs gene encoding 1-deoxy-D-xylulose-5-phosphate synthase: MDQPKPAIPTLGRYAQLDRVRMPHDLRNLSVEQLRQLADELRSETIDAVSTTGGHLGASLGVVELTVALHAVFDTPDDRVIWDVGHQAYPHKILTGRRERIRTLRQPGGLSGFTRRSESEYDPFGAAHSSTSISAGLGMAVAHHLRAEEDPSYRERNVIAVIGDGSISAGMAYEAMNNASHCGPGAERLIVVLNDNEMSIAPPVGAMSNYLSRLMSSRKFLGLRELAGKMAKRLPGRLERTAKKADEYARGIMTGGTLFEELGFYYVGPVNGHDMNQLVHILRNLRDAEDVGPVLVHVITEKGRGYTPAESAGDKYHAVSKFNVVTGEQKKAPPGPPSYTSVFGRELIRQAATDNRIVTVTAAMPSGTGLDKFAKAYPDRFFDVGIAEQHAVTFAAGMATEGLRPFCAIYSTFLQRAYDQVMHDVVLQKLPVRFAIDRAGLVGADGATHAGSFDIAYLGCLPGMTIMAPSTELELLHMTATSVAFDEGPIALRYPRGNGLGLDLPAAGEVLEIGRGRIVREMARQSGPEQGGIAILSLGPRLGEALKAADMLAAQGLSPTVADARFAKPIDTALVEQLARNHAVLITIEEGSVGGFGSYVMTHLARTGLLDRVRFRPMTLPDRFIDHNTQPAQYHEAGLDALAITNTALDALGVGISMTQPLLKTANGPKS, encoded by the coding sequence ATGGATCAGCCCAAACCCGCGATTCCGACGCTCGGGCGCTATGCGCAGCTTGACCGCGTGCGTATGCCGCATGACCTGCGCAACCTTTCTGTGGAGCAGCTCCGGCAGCTTGCGGATGAACTGCGCTCGGAGACGATCGACGCGGTCTCCACCACCGGGGGGCACCTTGGGGCGTCGCTGGGCGTGGTTGAGCTGACCGTGGCGCTGCATGCCGTGTTCGACACCCCCGATGACCGCGTGATCTGGGATGTCGGCCACCAGGCCTATCCGCACAAGATCCTGACCGGGCGGCGCGAGCGGATCCGCACCCTGCGCCAGCCGGGCGGGCTTTCGGGCTTCACGCGCCGCAGCGAGAGCGAATACGACCCCTTCGGCGCGGCCCATTCCTCCACCTCCATTTCCGCGGGGCTCGGCATGGCCGTCGCCCACCACCTGCGCGCGGAGGAAGACCCCTCCTACCGTGAGCGCAACGTGATCGCGGTGATCGGGGACGGCTCGATCTCGGCAGGGATGGCGTACGAGGCGATGAACAACGCCTCGCATTGCGGGCCGGGCGCCGAACGCCTGATCGTGGTGCTCAACGATAACGAGATGTCCATCGCCCCGCCCGTGGGCGCGATGTCGAACTACCTGTCGCGGCTCATGTCCTCGCGCAAGTTCCTTGGCCTGCGCGAGCTTGCGGGCAAGATGGCCAAACGCCTGCCGGGCCGGCTGGAACGCACCGCGAAGAAGGCGGATGAATACGCGCGCGGCATCATGACCGGCGGCACGCTGTTCGAGGAACTGGGCTTTTACTATGTCGGCCCCGTGAACGGGCATGACATGAACCAGCTTGTCCACATCCTGCGCAACCTGCGTGACGCGGAAGATGTCGGCCCCGTGCTGGTCCATGTGATTACCGAAAAGGGGCGTGGCTACACCCCGGCCGAATCGGCTGGCGACAAATACCACGCCGTGTCCAAATTCAACGTGGTGACGGGCGAGCAGAAAAAGGCCCCGCCCGGCCCGCCAAGCTATACCTCGGTCTTCGGGCGCGAACTGATCCGCCAGGCCGCGACGGACAACCGCATCGTCACCGTCACCGCCGCCATGCCCTCGGGCACGGGGCTGGACAAATTCGCCAAAGCCTATCCCGACCGCTTCTTCGATGTCGGCATTGCCGAGCAGCATGCCGTCACCTTCGCCGCCGGGATGGCGACGGAGGGGCTGCGCCCGTTCTGCGCCATCTACTCCACCTTCCTCCAGCGCGCCTATGATCAGGTGATGCATGACGTGGTGCTGCAGAAGCTGCCGGTGCGCTTCGCCATCGACCGCGCGGGGCTGGTGGGGGCCGATGGCGCGACCCATGCCGGGTCGTTCGACATCGCCTATCTTGGCTGCCTGCCGGGCATGACCATCATGGCGCCCAGCACGGAGCTGGAACTGCTGCACATGACCGCGACCTCCGTCGCGTTTGACGAAGGCCCGATCGCGCTGCGCTACCCGCGCGGCAACGGGCTGGGGCTGGACCTTCCGGCGGCGGGCGAGGTGCTGGAGATCGGGCGCGGGCGAATCGTGCGCGAGATGGCCCGCCAGTCGGGCCCCGAGCAGGGCGGCATCGCCATCCTCTCGCTCGGCCCACGGCTGGGGGAGGCGCTGAAGGCGGCGGACATGCTGGCCGCGCAGGGCCTGTCCCCCACGGTGGCCGACGCCCGCTTCGCCAAGCCGATCGACACCGCCCTGGTCGAGCAGCTTGCGCGCAACCACGCCGTGCTGATCACCATCGAGGAAGGGTCGGTGGGCGGCTTCGGCAGCTATGTCATGACACACCTGGCCCGGACCGGCCTGCTGGACCGCGTGCGCTTCCGCCCCATGACCCTGCCCGACCGCTTCATCGACCACAACACCCAGCCCGCCCAGTACCATGAGGCCGGGCTGGATGCGCTTGCCATTACCAATACCGCACTCGATGCGCTGGGTGTCGGAATCAGCATGACGCAGCCCTTGCTAAAGACAGCAAACGGACCGAAATCATGA
- a CDS encoding ABC transporter substrate-binding protein: MTAMKHVLKTTSLALCAGLMAAPVIPAVLPIPAAQAASAGDAQVQEPIKALYAALDRVQAKASGTFDQRAQMLAPAIDHAYNIEAVLASSVGPRYAGLPDDQKQALLATFRQFTIARYVSSFKPGSDARFTIEPGVTPSPVGDDRIVITHIGSSDDPSGTEINYVMRSGAKGWQIVDVLLNAHISQVAAQRADFSSALASGNVQKLTNLLQKKIKAFSED; the protein is encoded by the coding sequence ATGACAGCTATGAAACATGTCCTGAAAACCACATCGCTGGCGCTCTGCGCCGGACTTATGGCGGCACCGGTCATTCCGGCTGTCCTGCCCATTCCCGCGGCCCAGGCCGCCAGCGCGGGCGACGCGCAGGTGCAGGAGCCGATCAAGGCGCTGTATGCAGCCCTTGACCGCGTTCAGGCCAAGGCCAGCGGCACCTTTGACCAGCGCGCCCAGATGCTGGCTCCCGCCATCGACCATGCCTATAACATAGAAGCCGTGCTCGCCTCCTCCGTCGGGCCGCGCTATGCCGGGCTGCCCGATGACCAGAAGCAGGCCCTGCTGGCCACATTCCGCCAGTTCACCATCGCCCGCTATGTTTCCAGCTTCAAGCCGGGCAGCGACGCGCGCTTCACCATCGAGCCGGGCGTGACCCCTTCCCCCGTTGGCGACGACCGGATTGTTATAACGCATATCGGTTCCTCGGATGACCCGAGTGGCACGGAAATCAATTACGTGATGCGCTCCGGCGCGAAGGGCTGGCAGATCGTCGATGTGCTGCTCAACGCCCATATCAGCCAGGTTGCGGCGCAGCGCGCCGATTTCAGCTCCGCGCTGGCCAGTGGGAATGTGCAGAAACTCACAAACCTGCTACAGAAAAAAATCAAGGCATTCTCGGAAGACTGA
- the hpnI gene encoding bacteriohopanetetrol glucosamine biosynthesis glycosyltransferase HpnI, producing MSVFNALVSPAGLAATIAAAGCMQAALGTFLVSRFRWQEKRVDRSVPMPPVSVLKPLHGNEPLLEEALESFCTQDYPQMQIIFGVQAEEDAAIPIVRRLMERHPDVQMELVIDPTFHGVNRKIGNLINIMTRVKHDVLVISDSDIHVAPDYLRHVVGALVPPDVGLVTTLYAGLPASATVPRLLAACQINHNFLPGVMLSRYLGRQDCLGATMALRRSMLDAIGGLEALVPHVADDAILGRYVRERGKDIAIAACMTWTTVGETAMREVLAHELRWGRTVKTLESAGYAASAIQLPLFWATVAVLLAPHATWTWFFFLGAWGWRAVCSLILDRALAQRSLLPLLLLPLRDWISAAVMVGSVTGTRVAWRGQTMHVTPHSVMTSRSQPASPGD from the coding sequence ATGTCTGTTTTCAACGCTCTTGTTTCACCCGCCGGACTGGCCGCAACCATTGCGGCCGCCGGGTGCATGCAGGCAGCGCTAGGCACTTTTCTGGTCTCGCGTTTCCGCTGGCAGGAAAAACGGGTGGACCGGTCGGTGCCTATGCCTCCGGTCTCCGTGCTCAAGCCCCTGCACGGCAACGAACCCCTGCTGGAGGAAGCTCTGGAGAGCTTCTGCACGCAGGACTATCCGCAGATGCAGATCATCTTTGGCGTGCAGGCGGAAGAAGACGCCGCCATTCCCATCGTGCGCCGCCTGATGGAACGCCATCCCGACGTGCAGATGGAACTGGTCATCGACCCTACCTTCCATGGGGTCAACCGCAAGATCGGCAACCTGATCAACATCATGACCCGCGTGAAGCATGATGTGCTGGTCATTTCCGACTCCGACATTCATGTCGCTCCCGACTATCTGCGCCATGTGGTCGGCGCGCTGGTGCCGCCCGATGTGGGGCTGGTCACCACGCTCTATGCCGGGCTTCCGGCCTCCGCCACCGTGCCGCGCCTGCTGGCCGCATGCCAGATCAACCACAATTTCCTGCCCGGCGTCATGCTGTCGCGCTATCTCGGCCGGCAGGACTGCCTTGGGGCGACCATGGCGCTGCGCCGTTCCATGCTCGATGCGATCGGCGGGCTTGAAGCCCTGGTGCCCCACGTGGCCGATGACGCGATCCTTGGCCGCTATGTACGTGAACGTGGCAAGGACATCGCCATCGCCGCGTGCATGACATGGACCACGGTGGGCGAGACGGCGATGCGTGAGGTTCTGGCGCATGAACTGCGCTGGGGCCGGACCGTCAAGACGCTGGAGTCGGCCGGCTATGCCGCCTCGGCCATCCAGTTGCCCCTGTTCTGGGCTACCGTGGCCGTGTTGCTGGCGCCACATGCGACGTGGACATGGTTTTTCTTTCTTGGTGCCTGGGGATGGCGGGCGGTATGTTCGCTCATCCTGGACCGGGCGCTGGCGCAGCGCAGCCTGCTGCCGTTACTGCTCCTGCCGCTGCGCGACTGGATATCGGCCGCGGTGATGGTGGGCAGCGTGACCGGCACCCGGGTTGCCTGGCGCGGACAGACGATGCATGTCACACCGCATTCAGTTATGACATCACGATCCCAGCCGGCTTCCCCCGGTGACTGA
- the hpnJ gene encoding hopanoid biosynthesis associated radical SAM protein HpnJ, whose amino-acid sequence MMKTLFLQPPSFDGFDGGAGSRYQAKREIKSFWYPTWLAQPAAMVEGSRLIDAPPARMGMEPILEDVRNRDLVIMHTSTPSFASDVRVAQMLKDANPNVKIGMVGAKVAVQPEESLLNAPPVDFVARNEFDFTIKEMAEGRDWKDVDGISWRNSEGVIVHNRDRAMIEDMDSLPFVTEVYKRDLKIEDYFIGYLMHPYISIYTGRGCKSRCTFCLWPQTVGGHHYRTRSPEHVAAEIRLAKQYFPQVKEFFFDDDTFTDDLPRAEAIAKELGKMGITWSCNAKANVPRKTLEVLKANGLRLLLVGYESGNQQILHNIKKGLRVETAREFTKNCHELGIKIHGTFILGLPGETKETIQETIKFATEINPHTLQVSLAAPYPGTFLHQQATENGWLDEKNAELLDENGVQIAPLHYPHLSHTEIFQSVEEFYRKFYFRAPKIASIVNEMVRSPQMMKRRLREGVEFFQFLRERRAA is encoded by the coding sequence ATGATGAAAACCCTGTTTCTCCAGCCGCCTTCGTTTGACGGATTCGATGGCGGGGCCGGTTCCCGCTATCAGGCCAAGCGGGAAATCAAGTCGTTCTGGTATCCGACGTGGCTGGCGCAGCCGGCGGCGATGGTCGAGGGCAGCCGCCTGATCGACGCGCCCCCCGCGCGCATGGGCATGGAGCCGATTCTGGAAGACGTGCGCAACCGCGATCTCGTCATCATGCACACCTCCACCCCGTCCTTTGCGTCGGATGTGCGCGTGGCCCAGATGCTCAAGGATGCGAACCCGAACGTCAAGATCGGCATGGTCGGCGCGAAAGTGGCCGTCCAGCCCGAGGAAAGCCTGCTCAACGCCCCGCCGGTCGATTTCGTGGCGCGCAACGAGTTCGACTTCACCATCAAGGAAATGGCCGAAGGACGCGACTGGAAGGATGTTGACGGCATTTCGTGGCGCAACAGCGAGGGCGTGATCGTCCATAACCGCGACCGCGCCATGATCGAGGACATGGACAGCCTGCCGTTCGTGACCGAGGTGTACAAGCGCGACCTCAAGATCGAGGATTACTTCATCGGCTACCTCATGCACCCCTACATCTCGATCTATACGGGTCGTGGGTGCAAGTCGCGCTGCACGTTCTGCCTGTGGCCGCAGACGGTGGGCGGACACCACTACCGCACCCGCAGCCCCGAGCATGTGGCGGCCGAAATCCGGCTGGCGAAGCAGTATTTCCCGCAGGTGAAGGAATTCTTCTTCGACGACGACACCTTCACCGATGACCTGCCGCGCGCCGAAGCCATTGCCAAAGAACTGGGCAAGATGGGCATCACCTGGTCGTGCAACGCCAAGGCGAACGTGCCGCGCAAGACGCTGGAAGTGCTGAAGGCGAACGGCCTGCGCCTGCTGCTGGTCGGTTACGAAAGCGGCAACCAGCAGATCCTGCACAACATCAAGAAAGGCCTGCGCGTCGAGACCGCGCGCGAGTTCACCAAGAACTGCCACGAACTCGGCATCAAGATCCATGGCACCTTCATCCTTGGCCTGCCGGGCGAGACGAAGGAAACCATTCAGGAAACCATCAAGTTCGCAACCGAGATCAACCCGCACACGCTGCAGGTCTCGCTCGCCGCGCCCTATCCCGGCACGTTCCTGCACCAGCAGGCGACCGAAAATGGCTGGCTGGACGAAAAGAACGCCGAACTTCTGGATGAAAACGGCGTGCAGATCGCGCCGCTCCACTATCCGCACCTCTCGCACACGGAAATTTTCCAGAGCGTGGAGGAATTCTACCGGAAGTTCTACTTCCGCGCGCCCAAGATCGCCTCGATCGTAAACGAGATGGTCCGTTCCCCGCAGATGATGAAGCGCCGCCTGCGCGAAGGGGTGGAGTTCTTCCAGTTCCTGCGCGAACGCCGCGCCGCCTGA
- the hpnK gene encoding hopanoid biosynthesis-associated protein HpnK gives MKRVIISADDFGLSEEVNEAIEIAHRDGLLSTASLMVAGPATADAIRRAKKLPDLRVGLHLVAIEGPATLPPADIPLLVPQDGQFPSDQLKLGVEYFFRPAVRRELAAEIEAQFRAFAATGLALDHANAHKHMHLHPTVGRYLIESGLRHGLRAVRVPLEPPEPLYAAGTYTDTLGDAALRRWTALLRHQAHRAGLVTNDWCFGLAWSGHMTTGRVSALAAHLPDGLSEIYFHPATAKNRLLQRLMPTYEHEAEFRALCAPGFRSGLAHAGATPTTWTDVARTR, from the coding sequence ATGAAGCGCGTCATCATATCCGCCGATGACTTCGGCCTGTCCGAGGAAGTCAACGAAGCCATCGAGATCGCCCATCGGGACGGATTGCTGTCAACCGCGAGCCTGATGGTGGCGGGCCCCGCCACGGCCGACGCCATACGCCGCGCGAAAAAACTGCCGGACCTGCGGGTCGGGCTGCACCTTGTCGCGATCGAGGGACCGGCCACGCTGCCGCCTGCCGACATTCCGCTCCTGGTGCCGCAGGACGGGCAGTTCCCCTCCGACCAGTTGAAGCTGGGTGTCGAATATTTCTTCCGCCCCGCCGTGCGCCGTGAACTCGCCGCCGAGATCGAGGCCCAGTTCCGCGCCTTTGCCGCAACGGGGCTGGCGCTGGACCATGCCAATGCCCACAAGCACATGCACCTGCACCCCACCGTGGGGCGCTACCTGATCGAGAGCGGGCTGCGCCACGGCCTGCGCGCCGTGCGCGTGCCGCTGGAACCGCCCGAACCCCTTTACGCCGCCGGGACCTATACCGATACGCTGGGGGACGCGGCGCTGCGGCGCTGGACGGCGCTGCTGCGCCATCAGGCACACAGGGCCGGTCTGGTCACGAATGACTGGTGCTTCGGGCTGGCCTGGAGCGGGCACATGACCACCGGGCGTGTCTCGGCGCTGGCCGCCCACCTGCCCGATGGCCTGTCGGAAATCTATTTCCACCCGGCCACGGCGAAAAACCGCCTGCTCCAGCGGCTCATGCCGACCTATGAACACGAAGCGGAATTCCGCGCGCTCTGCGCGCCGGGCTTCCGCTCGGGGCTGGCGCATGCCGGGGCCACCCCCACGACATGGACGGACGTGGCCCGCACCCGCTGA
- the trxA gene encoding thioredoxin, which produces MSENTIAVSDDQFKKLVLESKEPVLVDFWAEWCGPCKMIAPALDEIGAETKGRMTVAKVNIDENPRTPNDYAVRGIPTLILFKDGAPVATQTGAMPKSQLKAWVQSKIG; this is translated from the coding sequence ATGAGCGAAAACACGATTGCCGTCAGTGATGACCAGTTCAAGAAGCTTGTTCTGGAATCAAAGGAACCCGTTCTGGTCGATTTCTGGGCGGAATGGTGTGGTCCGTGCAAGATGATCGCCCCGGCGCTGGATGAAATCGGCGCGGAAACCAAGGGCAGGATGACCGTGGCCAAGGTCAATATTGATGAAAACCCCCGCACGCCCAACGATTATGCCGTGCGCGGCATCCCCACGCTGATCCTGTTCAAGGATGGCGCGCCGGTGGCCACCCAGACAGGGGCCATGCCCAAGAGCCAGCTCAAGGCATGGGTCCAGAGCAAGATCGGCTGA
- the addA gene encoding double-strand break repair helicase AddA: protein MNEAVMPGGGADAISLANRSQMQASDPRASVFVSASAGSGKTKLLIDRLLRLMLPREIPDREGTPTRVPGSDPARILCLTFTKAAAAEMSIRLQNRLGQWVMLPDAELDGELARLSVPVDEHTRRVARELFARVLDLPGGMRIGTIHAFCQSLLRRFPVEAAISPHFTLIEETDARLAQRAAVEDVVQRGGPAVAMLAGQVGMGEFTTLIAHLQAQSRRMLPVARRWVADRAGVEAALMRLLGISGRNEAEILQQACAAIPDGDGLRDGLRHVAHEGSPTVRKQAEAMLAWLGSDVETRAQQWADWRNALVTRDGAPRKRGGLNPRMEAACPALADSLLAEAARVIGIEGQLRAITVFELTCALLDVAQPVLERYATRKSAQGMVDYDDLIDRTLDLLRDPGAAWVLYKLDGGIDHLLLDEVQDTSPDQWAIAGGLTAEFFAGEGTHDADGCPRTIFAVGDYKQSIYSFQGADPAAFRAWRQRFRHSAAAAHVPWREPALTVSFRSTAPVLHLVDSVFANPAAARGVVEPDGTIPAHVTARPGQGGRVEIWPPVPVVPDGTDVNPWMAPRQNAGQSTAQQRLADTLAAWIAAELRRPAPAGEAPLTPGDVLILVPRRSAFARALIRALKTHDVPVATLVRTVLTDQLAVRDLMALCAALLLPQDDLTLACVLTSPLGGLDDPSLMHLATGRDGQPLWAVLRARHGERPDWSTAWHVLNTLFRQVDYATPYQILAEALGPLGGRARLLARLGPEAVEPVDELLSAALRFEETHAISLQGFLHWLNASDETVRHEPDASANMVRVMTAHGAKGLQARLVILPDTIATPRADTGVLWKTDDRTKLDIPIWVPRRELVTDLTASLQEKIRQDAAEEYNRLLYVALTRASDRLVICGWEPRRGVPGGCWYDLCRKGFEGAGVRAQPFDLGWEGETLVLEEERVRPPAPGELPQTGAQPPCPPTPPLPHWMGHAPLWQPVRPAVEEPLARPLAPSRPDDIALGPQPAVRSPLLSASTVRERADGVSQRARALQRGQLVHALLQYLPDCPADARAELAHAWLSRPAAGLEPAACDELVAQVLAVMDSPELAALFAPGSRAEQPLAGIVGQQVIVGQVDRMAVGADTVTVCDFKTNRHPPADVAHTPVLYLRQMAAYRALLRGVYPGRRVVCALVWTEGVRVDILPAPLLDRNAPDRVGTKDGGQS from the coding sequence ATGAACGAGGCCGTGATGCCCGGCGGCGGGGCGGATGCGATCAGCCTTGCAAACCGCAGCCAGATGCAGGCTTCGGATCCGCGGGCCTCGGTGTTCGTGTCGGCCTCGGCGGGGAGTGGCAAGACCAAGCTGCTGATCGACCGGCTCCTGCGCCTCATGCTCCCGCGTGAGATACCCGACCGCGAGGGCACGCCGACACGCGTGCCCGGCAGCGACCCCGCCCGTATCCTGTGCCTGACCTTTACCAAGGCGGCGGCGGCGGAAATGTCCATCCGCCTGCAGAACCGCCTGGGCCAGTGGGTCATGCTGCCCGATGCGGAACTGGACGGGGAACTGGCCCGCCTGTCCGTTCCCGTGGATGAGCACACGCGCCGCGTCGCGCGCGAACTGTTCGCCCGCGTGCTGGACCTGCCCGGCGGCATGCGCATCGGCACCATCCATGCCTTCTGCCAGTCCTTGCTGCGGCGGTTCCCGGTCGAGGCCGCGATCAGCCCGCATTTCACCCTGATCGAGGAAACTGACGCCCGTCTGGCCCAGCGCGCGGCGGTGGAAGACGTGGTGCAGCGTGGCGGCCCGGCGGTGGCCATGCTGGCGGGGCAGGTGGGAATGGGCGAGTTCACGACGCTCATCGCACATCTTCAGGCCCAGTCGCGGCGTATGCTGCCGGTGGCGCGCCGCTGGGTGGCGGACCGCGCGGGGGTGGAAGCCGCCTTGATGCGCCTGCTGGGCATAAGCGGGCGGAACGAGGCTGAAATCCTGCAGCAGGCCTGCGCCGCCATTCCCGACGGGGATGGGTTGCGCGACGGGCTGCGCCATGTCGCGCATGAGGGTTCGCCCACGGTGCGCAAGCAGGCCGAAGCCATGCTGGCATGGCTGGGCTCGGATGTTGAAACCCGTGCGCAGCAATGGGCCGACTGGCGCAACGCGCTGGTGACGCGCGACGGCGCACCGCGCAAACGCGGCGGCCTGAACCCCAGGATGGAGGCCGCATGCCCCGCGCTGGCCGACAGCCTGCTGGCCGAAGCCGCGCGCGTGATCGGGATCGAGGGCCAGTTGCGCGCCATTACCGTGTTCGAACTGACCTGCGCGCTGCTGGACGTGGCCCAGCCGGTGCTGGAGCGTTACGCCACGCGCAAGAGCGCGCAGGGCATGGTGGATTATGATGACCTGATCGACCGCACGCTCGACCTGCTGCGCGACCCGGGTGCGGCATGGGTGCTGTACAAGCTTGATGGCGGCATCGACCACCTGCTGCTCGACGAGGTGCAGGACACATCCCCCGACCAGTGGGCCATCGCCGGTGGGCTGACGGCGGAATTCTTTGCCGGTGAAGGCACGCATGATGCCGATGGCTGCCCCCGCACCATCTTCGCGGTGGGGGATTACAAGCAGTCGATCTATTCCTTCCAGGGCGCGGACCCGGCGGCGTTCCGCGCCTGGCGGCAGCGTTTCCGCCACAGCGCGGCCGCGGCCCATGTGCCATGGCGTGAACCCGCGCTGACCGTCTCCTTCCGCTCCACGGCGCCCGTACTGCATCTGGTGGACAGCGTTTTCGCCAACCCCGCCGCCGCGCGCGGCGTAGTGGAGCCTGATGGCACCATTCCCGCCCATGTCACCGCCCGGCCGGGGCAGGGGGGGCGCGTGGAAATCTGGCCGCCCGTACCCGTGGTGCCCGACGGGACGGATGTGAACCCGTGGATGGCGCCACGGCAGAATGCCGGGCAGTCCACCGCGCAGCAGCGTCTGGCGGATACGCTGGCGGCCTGGATCGCGGCCGAACTGCGCCGTCCCGCCCCGGCGGGGGAAGCGCCCCTGACGCCGGGTGACGTGCTGATTCTCGTGCCGCGCCGCTCTGCCTTCGCGCGCGCGCTGATCCGCGCGCTCAAGACCCATGACGTGCCGGTGGCGACACTGGTGCGCACCGTGCTGACCGACCAGCTTGCGGTGCGCGACCTGATGGCGCTGTGCGCCGCACTCCTGCTGCCGCAGGACGACCTGACGCTGGCCTGCGTGCTGACCTCGCCGCTGGGCGGGCTGGATGATCCCTCGCTCATGCATCTGGCGACGGGACGCGACGGCCAGCCATTATGGGCGGTGCTGCGGGCCCGCCATGGCGAACGGCCCGACTGGTCCACGGCCTGGCATGTCCTCAACACCCTGTTCCGGCAGGTGGATTACGCGACTCCGTACCAGATTCTGGCCGAAGCCCTCGGCCCGCTGGGCGGTCGTGCGCGCCTGCTGGCCCGGCTGGGGCCGGAAGCGGTGGAGCCGGTTGATGAACTGCTCTCCGCCGCCCTGCGGTTCGAGGAGACGCACGCCATCTCGCTTCAGGGGTTCCTGCACTGGCTCAACGCATCGGATGAAACGGTGCGCCATGAACCCGATGCCTCGGCCAACATGGTCCGCGTCATGACCGCGCACGGGGCCAAGGGGTTGCAGGCGCGCCTGGTCATCCTGCCCGACACCATCGCAACCCCCCGCGCCGATACCGGCGTGTTATGGAAAACCGATGACCGGACCAAGCTGGACATCCCGATATGGGTGCCCCGGCGCGAACTGGTGACGGACCTGACCGCCAGCCTGCAGGAAAAGATCAGGCAGGACGCGGCGGAAGAATACAACCGGCTGCTCTATGTCGCCCTGACGCGCGCCAGCGACCGGCTGGTCATATGCGGCTGGGAACCACGCCGGGGCGTGCCCGGCGGGTGCTGGTACGACCTGTGCCGCAAGGGGTTCGAGGGCGCGGGTGTCCGCGCGCAACCTTTTGATCTGGGCTGGGAAGGTGAAACCCTGGTGCTGGAGGAAGAGCGCGTACGCCCGCCCGCGCCGGGCGAGCTGCCCCAGACCGGCGCGCAGCCGCCCTGTCCGCCCACGCCCCCGCTGCCGCACTGGATGGGCCATGCGCCGTTGTGGCAGCCCGTCAGGCCCGCGGTGGAGGAACCGCTCGCCCGCCCGCTGGCGCCCAGCCGGCCCGATGACATCGCCCTTGGCCCCCAGCCGGCCGTACGTTCGCCGCTCCTGTCCGCCAGTACGGTGCGGGAGCGGGCGGACGGCGTCAGCCAGCGCGCCCGCGCCCTGCAACGCGGCCAGTTGGTGCATGCCCTGTTGCAATACCTGCCCGACTGCCCGGCAGACGCGCGCGCGGAGCTTGCCCATGCATGGCTGTCGCGCCCGGCGGCGGGGCTGGAGCCTGCGGCATGTGATGAACTGGTGGCCCAGGTGCTGGCGGTGATGGACAGCCCGGAACTCGCGGCCCTGTTCGCGCCCGGCAGTCGGGCCGAACAGCCGCTGGCCGGTATCGTGGGCCAGCAGGTGATCGTGGGGCAGGTGGACCGGATGGCGGTCGGCGCGGATACGGTCACGGTGTGTGATTTCAAGACCAATCGCCACCCCCCGGCCGATGTGGCGCATACCCCCGTACTCTACCTGCGGCAGATGGCGGCTTACCGCGCGTTGCTGCGCGGTGTCTATCCGGGCAGGCGGGTCGTGTGCGCGCTGGTCTGGACGGAGGGCGTGCGCGTTGACATCCTGCCCGCCCCCCTGCTGGACCGCAACGCGCCGGATCGGGTGGGGACAAAGGATGGGGGGCAGTCTTGA